One genomic window of Candidatus Pseudobacter hemicellulosilyticus includes the following:
- a CDS encoding acetyl-CoA C-acyltransferase → MNKREVVIISAVRTPMGSFGGSLSQFSATKLGAIAIKGALEKAGLRPEQVEDVLMGSVIQANLGQAPARQAAKFAGLPNEVNCTTINKVCASGMKAIAQAAQSIALGDADIVIAGGMESMSNVPFYVENMRWGNKYGNSSLIDGLARDGLTDVYDGKAMGNAAELCARECGISREEQDNFAVSSYQRAQAAWNQGKFAGEIIPVEIPQRKGDPVLFSRDEEPWNVKFDKIPELKPAFQKDGTVTAANASTMNDGAAALVLMSREKAEALGLQPIGRVLSWADAEQAPEWFTTSPAVALPKAVSKAGLTLSDISYFELNEAFAVVGIENTRRMKLDPAKVNVHGGAVSLGHPLGASGARIIVTLLHILRQHKARYGAAGICNGGGGASAMVIEAL, encoded by the coding sequence ATGAACAAACGCGAAGTGGTTATTATTTCGGCTGTCCGCACGCCCATGGGCAGTTTTGGCGGCAGTCTCAGTCAATTCAGTGCAACCAAACTCGGCGCCATAGCCATCAAAGGCGCCCTGGAAAAAGCCGGTCTGCGCCCTGAGCAGGTAGAAGATGTGCTGATGGGGTCTGTGATCCAGGCCAACCTGGGACAGGCGCCTGCCCGGCAGGCCGCTAAATTTGCCGGTCTGCCCAATGAAGTGAACTGCACCACCATCAATAAAGTATGCGCCAGCGGTATGAAAGCCATTGCCCAGGCAGCGCAGAGCATTGCGCTGGGAGATGCGGATATTGTGATTGCCGGTGGTATGGAAAGCATGAGCAATGTGCCTTTCTACGTAGAGAATATGCGTTGGGGCAATAAATACGGCAACAGCAGCCTGATTGACGGTCTGGCCAGGGATGGTCTGACAGATGTATATGACGGCAAGGCCATGGGCAATGCCGCAGAGTTGTGCGCCAGGGAATGTGGCATCAGCCGGGAAGAGCAGGACAATTTTGCTGTCAGCAGTTACCAGCGTGCGCAGGCCGCCTGGAACCAGGGAAAATTTGCCGGCGAGATCATCCCGGTGGAGATCCCCCAGCGCAAAGGTGACCCCGTGCTGTTCAGCAGGGATGAAGAGCCCTGGAATGTCAAATTTGATAAGATCCCTGAGCTGAAACCTGCTTTCCAGAAAGATGGCACCGTTACGGCCGCCAATGCTTCTACCATGAATGACGGGGCGGCAGCCCTGGTGCTCATGAGCCGGGAGAAAGCGGAAGCGCTGGGCCTGCAACCCATTGGCCGGGTGCTGAGCTGGGCCGATGCCGAACAGGCGCCGGAATGGTTCACCACCTCACCTGCAGTGGCCCTGCCCAAAGCGGTCAGCAAAGCAGGATTAACCCTGTCTGATATCAGCTATTTTGAACTCAACGAAGCCTTTGCCGTAGTGGGCATTGAAAATACGCGGCGGATGAAACTGGATCCGGCAAAAGTGAATGTGCATGGCGGCGCTGTCAGCCTGGGCCATCCGCTGGGCGCCAGCGGGGCCAGGATCATTGTCACCCTGCTGCATATATTGCGGCAGCACAAAGCACGTTATGGTGCGGCTGGTATCTGCAACGGGGGTGGGGGAGCCAGCGCCATGGTGATAGAAGCTTTATAG
- a CDS encoding lipocalin family protein has protein sequence MKKMKFLSAAFLLLAASFSACSPSKVASTEGGNVNIRGTWTVSNVDVEGVSKNGLRVTVFDDALYTCYVGSTWNLAPNGNGTYSVPASGQDCTGGERKIYWSMQNADGVRYFQFKNIGDNKAKNVTDGYRLEVRSLTASSMQLQSPVNFEGKTVYIVYSFTR, from the coding sequence ATGAAAAAGATGAAGTTTTTATCCGCTGCTTTCCTGCTGCTGGCGGCCAGCTTCTCGGCCTGTTCACCCAGCAAGGTGGCCAGTACGGAAGGGGGCAATGTAAACATCAGGGGCACCTGGACGGTGAGCAATGTTGATGTGGAAGGCGTTTCCAAAAATGGTCTAAGGGTAACCGTATTCGATGATGCGCTCTACACCTGTTATGTGGGCAGCACCTGGAACCTGGCCCCCAATGGCAACGGTACCTATTCCGTACCTGCTTCCGGTCAGGACTGTACCGGTGGTGAAAGGAAGATCTACTGGAGCATGCAGAATGCCGATGGCGTCCGCTATTTCCAGTTCAAGAACATTGGCGACAACAAGGCCAAGAACGTGACCGATGGCTACCGCCTGGAAGTGCGTTCCCTTACTGCCAGCAGCATGCAGCTGCAAAGTCCTGTTAACTTTGAAGGCAAAACCGTGTACATCGTGTACAGCTTCACCCGCTAA
- a CDS encoding pyruvate dehydrogenase complex E1 component subunit beta produces the protein MARSIAFREALREAMSEEMRRDPNVFLMGEEVAEYNGAYKVSQGMLDEFGPKRVIDTPIAELGFTGIAVGAAQNGLRPIVEFMTWNFAVLALDQILNTASKMLAMSGGQIGCPIVFRGPNGSAGQLGAQHSTAFDSYYANIPGIKVISPSNPYDAKGLMKAAIRDNDPVMFMESEVMYGDKGEVPEEEYIIPIGKADVKKQGRDVTIVSYNKMMKVALGAAAELEKEGVSAEVIDLRSIRPLDWHTILESVKKTNRLVIVEEQWPMCSVSSEIAYRIQKEGFDYLDAPIRRITAADAPLHYAPNLVAAALPDVPRTVKLVKEVMYTKK, from the coding sequence ATGGCAAGATCAATAGCATTTCGCGAGGCTCTGCGTGAAGCTATGAGCGAAGAAATGAGAAGAGACCCCAATGTTTTCCTCATGGGTGAGGAAGTAGCAGAATACAACGGGGCTTATAAAGTGAGTCAGGGTATGCTCGATGAATTTGGCCCTAAAAGGGTTATCGACACCCCGATCGCTGAACTCGGTTTCACCGGTATTGCGGTAGGCGCCGCCCAGAACGGCCTCCGCCCTATTGTAGAGTTCATGACCTGGAACTTCGCCGTACTGGCCCTGGACCAGATCCTCAACACAGCATCCAAGATGCTGGCCATGAGCGGCGGCCAGATCGGTTGTCCCATCGTTTTCCGCGGACCCAACGGTTCCGCCGGTCAGCTGGGCGCCCAGCACTCTACCGCCTTTGATTCCTACTATGCCAATATCCCCGGCATTAAAGTGATCTCTCCCTCCAATCCTTATGACGCCAAGGGCCTCATGAAAGCGGCTATCCGCGACAATGATCCCGTGATGTTCATGGAAAGTGAAGTGATGTACGGTGATAAAGGAGAGGTTCCGGAAGAAGAATACATCATCCCCATCGGCAAGGCCGATGTTAAAAAGCAAGGCCGCGATGTGACCATCGTTTCCTATAATAAAATGATGAAGGTAGCCCTCGGCGCCGCTGCTGAACTGGAAAAAGAAGGTGTCAGCGCCGAAGTGATTGACCTGCGCAGTATCCGTCCCCTGGACTGGCATACCATCCTGGAGAGTGTGAAAAAGACCAACCGCCTGGTGATTGTGGAAGAACAATGGCCTATGTGCTCTGTTTCCTCCGAGATCGCTTACCGCATCCAGAAGGAAGGCTTCGATTACCTTGACGCTCCCATCCGCCGCATCACGGCTGCTGACGCCCCCCTGCACTATGCCCCCAACCTGGTGGCTGCTGCATTGCCAGACGTTCCCCGCACCGTGAAACTGGTGAAGGAAGTGATGTACACCAAGAAATAA
- a CDS encoding DUF4846 domain-containing protein: MNRMLILLSIILPIFACCRETAQKPRAIGDRGVSAGSTDTIAFASVGNIPLPEGYRRVAGGDPAFAQWLLRLPICKDPKVYLYNGQLKPNQTAQFAVLDVPVGKKDLQQCADAVMRLRAEYFYSRRQTAAICFFDNNDKAYACPQNAGRPAFEQYLEKVYAHCGTLSLERQLKRVPDFNTIQPGDVLIKGGSPGHAVIVLMVAEDSVTLEKRYLLAQSYMPAQQIHILKNRHQPGLGPWYRVNDANPLIYTPEWTFSREQLRRW; encoded by the coding sequence ATGAACCGGATGCTTATTCTTTTGTCAATTATTTTGCCAATTTTTGCCTGCTGCCGGGAAACGGCCCAGAAGCCCCGCGCCATCGGGGACCGCGGCGTATCGGCAGGCAGTACTGACACTATCGCTTTTGCCTCCGTAGGGAACATTCCGTTACCGGAAGGCTACCGCCGGGTGGCGGGCGGCGACCCTGCTTTTGCGCAATGGCTGCTCCGGCTGCCCATCTGCAAAGATCCCAAAGTATACCTCTACAATGGCCAGCTGAAACCCAACCAGACGGCCCAGTTTGCCGTGCTGGATGTGCCGGTGGGCAAGAAGGACCTGCAGCAATGCGCTGATGCCGTGATGCGGCTGCGGGCCGAGTACTTTTATAGCCGGCGGCAGACTGCGGCGATTTGTTTTTTTGATAACAATGACAAGGCCTATGCCTGTCCACAAAATGCCGGTCGCCCGGCCTTTGAACAATACCTGGAAAAAGTATATGCCCACTGCGGCACCCTATCACTGGAGCGGCAGTTAAAACGGGTGCCGGATTTCAATACTATCCAGCCGGGGGATGTCCTGATCAAAGGCGGATCGCCGGGGCATGCCGTCATTGTGTTAATGGTGGCGGAGGACAGTGTTACGCTTGAAAAGCGCTACCTGCTGGCGCAGAGTTATATGCCGGCCCAGCAGATCCATATATTGAAGAACCGCCACCAGCCGGGACTGGGACCCTGGTACCGGGTCAATGACGCCAACCCCCTGATCTATACACCGGAATGGACCTTCAGCAGGGAACAGCTGCGGCGCTGGTGA
- a CDS encoding sigma-54 dependent transcriptional regulator, whose amino-acid sequence MSTILIIDDEKAIRKTLSEILSYEGYKIEEAGDGEEGLKKFKERAFDVVLCDIKMPKLDGIEFLDKAREANPDVPVIMISGHGTIETAVEAVKKGAYDYISKPPDLNRLLITIRNAMDKTNLVAETKVLKRKVSKVEEMIGESGPIQKIRETIDKVAPTDARILVTGENGVGKELVARWVHEKSNRATGPLIEVNCAAIPSELIESELFGHEKGSFTSAVKQRIGKFEQASGGTLFLDEIGDMSLNAQAKVLRALQEGKITRVGGDKDINVDVRVIAATNKDLLQEVEDKNFRLDLYHRLSVIIIHVPSLNDRRDDIALLVDKFLGDICADYGIAKKAIEEDALAALKQHNWTGNIRELRNVVERLIILSGKTIIADDVFAYVLPKK is encoded by the coding sequence ATGTCTACTATTTTAATTATCGACGACGAGAAAGCAATTCGCAAGACACTGAGTGAGATCCTCTCTTATGAGGGTTATAAGATCGAAGAGGCAGGAGATGGGGAAGAAGGATTGAAGAAATTCAAAGAACGCGCCTTCGATGTGGTACTCTGTGATATCAAGATGCCCAAACTGGACGGCATCGAATTCCTGGACAAAGCCCGGGAAGCCAATCCCGATGTACCGGTCATCATGATCTCCGGTCACGGTACTATTGAAACCGCCGTGGAAGCCGTTAAAAAGGGCGCCTACGATTATATCTCAAAACCACCGGACCTGAACCGGCTGCTCATTACCATCCGCAATGCCATGGATAAGACCAACCTGGTGGCGGAGACCAAGGTATTGAAACGCAAGGTCAGCAAGGTAGAAGAAATGATCGGGGAGTCCGGTCCTATCCAGAAGATCCGCGAAACCATTGATAAGGTAGCGCCCACAGATGCCCGTATACTGGTCACCGGGGAGAACGGCGTTGGCAAGGAACTGGTGGCCCGCTGGGTGCATGAAAAAAGCAACCGTGCTACCGGCCCGCTCATTGAAGTGAACTGCGCCGCCATTCCCAGCGAGCTGATAGAAAGCGAGCTTTTTGGTCATGAAAAAGGCTCTTTCACCTCCGCCGTCAAACAACGCATCGGCAAATTTGAGCAGGCCAGCGGTGGCACCCTTTTCCTGGATGAGATAGGAGATATGAGCCTGAATGCACAGGCTAAAGTATTACGCGCCCTGCAGGAAGGAAAGATCACCAGGGTAGGGGGCGATAAGGATATCAATGTGGATGTACGCGTGATTGCCGCCACCAATAAAGACCTGCTGCAGGAAGTGGAGGATAAGAATTTCAGGCTCGACCTGTACCACCGGCTCAGCGTGATCATTATCCATGTACCTTCTCTCAACGACCGGCGGGATGATATTGCTTTGCTGGTGGATAAATTCCTCGGCGATATCTGTGCTGATTATGGTATTGCCAAGAAAGCCATCGAGGAAGATGCGCTGGCCGCCCTCAAACAGCATAACTGGACAGGTAATATCCGGGAACTCCGCAACGTGGTGGAAAGGCTGATCATCCTCTCCGGTAAGACCATCATTGCAGACGATGTATTTGCTTATGTATTACCGAAGAAGTAA
- a CDS encoding MerR family transcriptional regulator: MNVFSIRDIEQLTGIKAHTIRIWEQRHNLLCPKRKESKHRVYDSDDLKFILRVALLYNHGYKISRIACMDADKIRDLTLELKKECEQFGAYVNQLTEATLDFDQLRFERILQNVIIEYGFERTVQHVIFQLLNKIGVLWLAGKIHPCQEHFASALVLKKMVSAIDGLPPVRPATAPGRSVLLFTPGAEFHEIPLLFMQYLLKKNGVPTVYAGKSVSPDALEAICRQQYISQLYFHQVTNIVRCDINTYLRKLADRFPDKEIFFAGLHGCGCKLGNLPVNTTYLQNDLSMLSFSESKTPAWKPACPEI; the protein is encoded by the coding sequence ATGAATGTTTTTTCCATACGGGATATTGAACAGCTCACCGGCATCAAGGCGCATACCATCCGGATCTGGGAGCAGCGTCATAATCTTTTATGCCCCAAGCGTAAGGAGAGTAAGCACCGTGTGTATGACAGCGACGACCTGAAATTCATCCTGCGGGTGGCCCTTCTCTATAACCATGGCTATAAGATTTCCAGGATAGCCTGTATGGATGCAGACAAGATCCGGGACCTTACCCTGGAACTGAAAAAGGAATGTGAGCAGTTTGGGGCCTATGTGAACCAGCTCACGGAAGCCACACTGGATTTTGACCAGCTCCGGTTTGAACGGATATTACAGAATGTTATCATTGAATATGGCTTTGAGCGCACTGTGCAGCATGTGATCTTCCAGTTGCTGAACAAGATCGGCGTATTATGGCTGGCGGGCAAGATCCATCCCTGCCAGGAACATTTTGCATCGGCGCTGGTGCTGAAGAAAATGGTGAGCGCTATTGACGGGTTGCCCCCGGTCCGTCCCGCTACTGCCCCCGGCCGCAGTGTCCTGCTGTTTACGCCCGGTGCAGAATTCCATGAGATCCCCCTACTTTTTATGCAATACCTGCTGAAGAAGAACGGTGTCCCCACCGTGTATGCCGGGAAGAGTGTTTCCCCGGATGCGCTGGAGGCTATCTGCCGGCAGCAGTATATTTCCCAATTGTATTTTCACCAGGTCACCAATATTGTGCGCTGCGATATCAATACCTACCTGCGCAAACTGGCCGACCGCTTTCCTGACAAGGAGATCTTCTTTGCCGGCCTGCATGGCTGTGGCTGCAAACTGGGGAACCTGCCTGTTAATACCACCTATCTTCAGAATGATCTTTCCATGCTTTCCTTTTCGGAAAGCAAAACGCCGGCCTGGAAGCCGGCGTGTCCTGAAATATAA
- the lepB gene encoding signal peptidase I, translated as MSFHDLSVIILISLLIVWLPSFGMAKLFEKAGIPSWKAYVPFYNTWEILKVTRFRKHWFFWQFIPVVGWFISLWLLVEFVKLFGKHSFWSHAATVLVPFLYFPYLAYHKDTRYVGYEVARKHKKSAVREWIDAGVFAIVAATLIRTFVFEAYTIPTGSMEKTLLVNDFLFVSKLSYGPRIPNTPLAFPFVHHTMPITNSKSYSELIKLPYTRWFPRPVKRNDVVVFNFPAGDTLTREFDSKEPYYDLIRARGRDRVWDELTVTTRPVDKRENYIKRCVAIAGDTIQLIDGILYVNNEKAFISPTASTFYYVYTTGEMDEKVLRDEGILLSKDPESTDMMAIQGGYVMNLSLTELEIIKKIPGFKSAELAIDNNYDPKIFPNDTTYFKWTVDNFGKLWIPKKGASISLTPQNVLLYKRCISVYENNTWEENAGKIYINGQPADSYTFKMDYFWMMGDNRHKSQDSRYWGFVPEDHVVGGAWMIWMSWDEGVRWNRLFKKIR; from the coding sequence ATGAGCTTTCATGATCTGTCCGTCATTATTTTAATATCGCTACTGATCGTTTGGCTGCCTTCTTTCGGAATGGCCAAATTGTTCGAAAAAGCTGGCATCCCTTCCTGGAAAGCATACGTCCCATTCTATAATACCTGGGAGATCCTTAAAGTGACCCGCTTCCGCAAGCACTGGTTCTTCTGGCAGTTCATCCCCGTGGTGGGCTGGTTCATCAGTCTCTGGTTGCTGGTGGAATTTGTGAAATTGTTCGGCAAGCACAGTTTCTGGTCGCATGCCGCTACCGTGCTGGTCCCCTTTCTTTATTTCCCTTACCTGGCCTACCACAAGGATACCCGGTATGTAGGCTATGAGGTAGCCCGGAAACATAAAAAATCAGCTGTACGCGAGTGGATCGATGCCGGTGTATTTGCCATTGTGGCCGCCACCCTGATCCGCACTTTCGTATTTGAAGCTTATACCATTCCTACAGGCTCTATGGAAAAGACCCTGCTGGTGAATGATTTCCTGTTCGTGAGCAAACTCAGCTATGGCCCGCGTATTCCCAATACGCCCCTGGCTTTCCCCTTTGTTCACCATACCATGCCCATCACCAACAGCAAGTCCTATTCCGAGCTGATCAAACTGCCGTATACACGCTGGTTCCCCCGCCCGGTTAAAAGGAATGATGTGGTGGTATTCAATTTCCCCGCAGGAGATACCTTGACCAGGGAATTTGATTCCAAGGAACCTTATTACGACCTGATCCGCGCCCGTGGCAGGGACAGGGTATGGGATGAGCTGACCGTGACTACCCGGCCCGTGGACAAGCGTGAGAACTATATCAAACGTTGCGTGGCCATTGCCGGTGATACTATCCAGCTGATTGACGGTATCCTCTACGTAAATAATGAAAAAGCCTTTATCAGCCCCACGGCCTCCACTTTCTATTATGTCTATACCACAGGGGAGATGGACGAAAAAGTATTAAGGGATGAAGGCATCCTGCTGAGCAAGGATCCGGAAAGTACAGATATGATGGCTATCCAGGGTGGTTACGTCATGAACCTTTCCCTGACCGAGCTGGAGATCATCAAAAAGATCCCTGGTTTTAAATCCGCAGAACTGGCTATTGACAATAATTACGATCCCAAGATCTTCCCCAACGATACCACCTATTTCAAATGGACAGTAGATAATTTCGGTAAGCTCTGGATACCGAAAAAAGGCGCCAGCATTTCCCTGACGCCGCAGAATGTACTCTTATACAAACGGTGTATTAGTGTGTATGAGAACAATACCTGGGAAGAAAACGCAGGTAAGATCTATATTAACGGCCAGCCCGCCGACTCCTATACTTTCAAAATGGATTATTTCTGGATGATGGGTGACAACCGGCACAAATCACAGGACAGCCGCTACTGGGGTTTTGTTCCTGAGGACCATGTGGTAGGTGGCGCCTGGATGATCTGGATGAGCTGGGATGAGGGCGTACGCTGGAACCGGCTCTTTAAAAAGATCCGCTGA
- a CDS encoding cytidine deaminase — MKKNDYHFSYEIYTGAEELNSADSSLLEEARRICEKAYAPYSQFKVGAVALLANGQLVRGTNQENASYPAGTCAEHSLLATAGTLFPGLPIDAMAISYHSGHGESNQPCSPCGICRQALHEFELRVGRPIRLILGGLTGPVIVVDKASQLLPLGFTADMLGK, encoded by the coding sequence ATGAAAAAGAACGATTACCACTTCTCATATGAGATCTATACAGGCGCTGAGGAACTGAATTCGGCCGATAGTTCCCTGCTGGAAGAAGCGCGCCGTATTTGTGAAAAGGCCTATGCGCCCTATTCGCAATTCAAAGTAGGCGCAGTGGCCCTGCTGGCCAATGGCCAGCTGGTGCGGGGCACCAACCAGGAGAACGCCTCTTATCCTGCCGGGACCTGTGCAGAGCATTCGTTGCTGGCTACGGCCGGCACGCTGTTTCCCGGGCTGCCTATTGACGCCATGGCCATCAGTTACCATTCCGGCCATGGGGAAAGCAACCAGCCCTGCAGCCCCTGCGGGATCTGCCGACAGGCATTGCATGAATTTGAGCTAAGGGTAGGACGGCCCATCCGGCTGATCCTGGGCGGACTCACCGGCCCGGTCATAGTAGTGGACAAAGCCAGCCAGCTGCTGCCCCTCGGCTTTACAGCGGATATGCTTGGAAAATAA
- a CDS encoding YhdH/YhfP family quinone oxidoreductase, with translation MPFKALWVTETKDGKFERTIVERMIDDLPPGEVVIKVQYSSLNYKDALSATGNKGITRQFPHTPGIDAAGVVEISRSELFATGEEVIVTGYDLGMNTCGGYGEYIRVPAAWVVKKPTAFTLKECMAIGTAGFTAALALYKMELMGQDPAQGPVVVTGSTGGVGSMAVSLLHKAGYEVIAVTGKDNAQEYLQHLGASEIQDRAFVTDHSGKALLKPKWAGAIDTVGGNTLLTLLKGCKAEGCVVSTGLVSSPKLDATVYPFILNGINLLGIGSAETPMVRRLAVWGKLADTWNIREKLNAIAKEVTLEELNHTYIDNILAGKIMGRIVVKMAEK, from the coding sequence ATGCCATTCAAAGCACTCTGGGTAACAGAAACGAAAGACGGAAAATTTGAGAGAACCATCGTGGAACGCATGATTGACGACCTGCCCCCCGGCGAGGTGGTCATCAAGGTACAGTACTCTTCCCTGAACTACAAGGACGCTTTATCCGCCACCGGGAATAAAGGCATTACCCGCCAGTTCCCGCATACGCCGGGCATTGATGCTGCCGGTGTGGTAGAGATCAGTCGCAGTGAATTGTTCGCCACCGGCGAAGAGGTGATTGTTACCGGGTACGACCTGGGCATGAACACCTGCGGTGGCTATGGTGAATATATCCGTGTACCGGCCGCCTGGGTGGTCAAGAAACCCACGGCTTTCACCCTCAAAGAATGTATGGCCATCGGCACGGCTGGTTTCACCGCCGCCCTGGCCCTTTATAAAATGGAGCTGATGGGCCAGGATCCGGCCCAGGGACCTGTTGTGGTCACCGGCTCTACCGGAGGCGTAGGCAGCATGGCCGTGAGCCTGCTGCACAAAGCCGGCTATGAAGTGATAGCCGTAACGGGCAAGGATAACGCACAGGAATACCTGCAACACCTGGGCGCCAGCGAGATCCAGGACCGGGCTTTTGTAACGGACCATTCCGGTAAGGCCCTGCTCAAACCAAAATGGGCCGGCGCTATTGATACCGTGGGCGGCAATACCCTGCTGACACTGCTGAAAGGCTGTAAGGCGGAAGGCTGCGTGGTAAGCACCGGCCTGGTATCCTCCCCCAAACTGGATGCTACTGTATATCCTTTTATACTCAATGGCATCAACCTGCTGGGCATTGGCTCGGCGGAGACGCCGATGGTGAGGCGACTGGCCGTATGGGGTAAACTGGCCGATACCTGGAATATCCGGGAAAAGCTCAACGCCATTGCCAAAGAAGTGACCCTGGAAGAGCTGAACCATACCTATATTGATAATATCCTGGCCGGGAAGATCATGGGCCGTATAGTAGTGAAGATGGCCGAAAAATAA
- a CDS encoding methylated-DNA--[protein]-cysteine S-methyltransferase: MPPPFTTYYQSPVGLLRLSGTEHYLSEVCFIDNSDQLPPDDASAGALPPLAIQATEELIQYFHGDRRSFELPVSQSGTEFQQKVWSELVNIPFGKTISYQELARRLGDPKVIRAAASTNGKNQLAIIVPCHRVIGAKNDLVGYAGGLWRKRWLLEHEKKIAHGVLTLF; encoded by the coding sequence ATGCCTCCCCCGTTTACTACATATTACCAGTCCCCGGTCGGGCTGCTGCGGCTGTCCGGCACTGAGCATTATCTCAGTGAGGTCTGTTTTATAGATAACTCCGACCAGCTGCCGCCCGACGATGCCTCTGCCGGGGCACTGCCGCCACTGGCCATCCAGGCCACCGAAGAACTGATCCAGTATTTCCATGGCGACAGGCGTTCTTTTGAACTACCTGTAAGCCAGTCCGGAACCGAGTTCCAGCAAAAGGTCTGGAGCGAACTGGTCAATATTCCCTTCGGCAAAACGATCAGCTACCAGGAACTGGCACGCCGCCTCGGCGATCCTAAAGTGATCCGGGCCGCCGCCAGCACCAATGGAAAGAACCAACTGGCTATCATTGTTCCCTGTCACCGCGTTATTGGCGCCAAAAATGACCTGGTAGGTTATGCCGGTGGTCTCTGGCGCAAACGCTGGCTGCTGGAACATGAGAAGAAGATAGCCCATGGCGTGCTCACCCTTTTCTGA
- a CDS encoding tRNA-binding protein: MISWDDFEKIDIRVGTIMEVTDFPKAKKPAYQIRVDFGELGERRSSAQVTALYTKEELLGRQVVAVMNFPPRQIANFFSEVLILGVYTDKKDVVLLQPERKVENGWKIG; this comes from the coding sequence ATGATAAGTTGGGATGATTTTGAAAAAATTGATATCCGTGTCGGAACAATAATGGAAGTTACAGATTTTCCAAAAGCAAAAAAGCCTGCCTACCAGATTCGGGTGGATTTTGGTGAATTGGGAGAGCGCCGTTCCTCTGCCCAGGTCACCGCATTGTATACCAAAGAAGAGTTGCTGGGCAGACAGGTAGTGGCAGTGATGAATTTCCCCCCCAGGCAGATCGCCAATTTTTTCAGTGAGGTACTGATTCTCGGTGTGTACACTGATAAAAAAGATGTAGTTTTATTGCAACCTGAAAGAAAAGTGGAGAATGGCTGGAAGATAGGCTGA
- a CDS encoding OsmC family protein yields MKRTATAVWNGSGKDGSGNLTTQSTTLNQTQYSYKSRFEEGVGTNPEELLAAAHSGCFTMKLSFVLGGAGFTPDSIETVSTVTLDNGAITSSHLVVKAKVPGISEEQFQAAAEDAKANCPISKAINAEISMEASLV; encoded by the coding sequence ATGAAAAGAACAGCAACAGCCGTATGGAACGGCTCCGGAAAAGACGGCAGCGGAAACCTTACCACCCAGAGTACTACGCTCAACCAGACGCAGTATTCCTATAAGTCCAGGTTTGAAGAAGGGGTAGGCACCAATCCTGAAGAGTTGCTGGCGGCAGCACATTCCGGATGCTTTACCATGAAGCTCAGCTTTGTGCTGGGAGGTGCGGGATTTACGCCCGATTCTATTGAGACCGTTTCTACCGTAACGCTGGATAACGGTGCTATTACCAGCTCGCACCTGGTAGTAAAGGCCAAAGTGCCGGGCATCAGTGAAGAGCAGTTCCAGGCCGCGGCTGAAGACGCCAAAGCCAACTGCCCCATCAGCAAGGCTATCAATGCCGAGATCAGCATGGAAGCCAGCCTGGTGTAA